ggagctggaatgttccgtctgtctgaacatttatacagatcctgtaaccctgaaatgtggacataacttctgccggggctgtattggtcgtgtgttggatacacaggagaggtctgtaggttattcctgtcctgaatgtagacAAACATTCAGAAAACGCACCGTCCTtcagaggaacataacactacggaacatagtggagaatttcctgtccacccatccagatcaggaggagtccggggtcttctgtacttactgtattcacgCTCCTGTATCTGCTGTGAAATCCTGTCTGcattgtgaagcttctctgtgtgacaatcacctgagagtccacagcaagtatccagaacacgtcttatgttaCCCCACCACTTCCCTGAagaacaggaaatgctccgtccataagaagatcctggagtattactgcactgaggactcctcctgtatctgtgtgtcctgcagtttggctggagaacatcagggacaccaggtggagactctggatgaagcatctgagatgaagaagaagagactgaggaatgttctgcagaaactgatgacagagaaagaggagatggagaaaagagtccagagtctgcaggaacacagtaggaaagtacaaggagaagcagatgatgaaacagagagagtcactgtcctgctcagagacctcaggagacgtctggaagatctGGAGAGGAGAGTCCTGAGGAAAATCTCCAGGCAGGCAGAGCGGATCTCCGGGATAATCAATGATCTGgtccaggatctggaaataaagaaggaggagctgtccaggaagatgggggacattgaggagctgtgtaacatgatggatccactgactgtcctacaggaatcagacacaggtgacttgtgtgatactgaggatggagatgatgaggacagagagagacatgataaactcctccatgatggaggggatctggatgtgggggggatctcacacacattacacacaggtttatctaatatcatgtctggggtaaatgtagagaggggggttacagacatattactggatgtgaggacagctggtaaatatctacatatatcagatgacaggaaaactgtatcctccTCATCATCACATCAGAATCACCGAGAAACACCAGAGAGGTTTCGGTATaatcaggtgatgagcagtcagaggttctcctcagggagacattactgggaagtggatatCGGGAGGGCAGATtactggagagtcgggatgtgttaccccagtatagacaggagaggagatcAGTCACTGATTGgatataataagaagtcctggtgtttggagaggtgGGGGAGGTTGGGTAATCCGCTCTCAGTGATACATGACAGTAATAAGACCCCATTACCCGGCGATGTCTCCAGTAggagagtcaggatagatctggattatgaggccgggcggatctccttttatgatctgtgtgacccgatccgacatctcgaCACCTTCcacaccaccttcactgagcccctccatgctggagTACATGTAGGATTTGTgggaggttgtataaagatatgtggggggaatcAGAACTGAGAGCTCTGCCCAGAGACATCACAAGGTGGATGATCTGATTGGTGATTGGTGGAATACTCATCCAATAGGAggaagcagaggacaggaaacatgagtgatatatttataaagctgcaggttccggggccgtcatcttcatcctaaacctcacttcactacctagtgtgtcactgaccaggaacaagcatgcaggaggtcagattgttcagccttcactggctgcatgcttgttctgggtcagtgacacactaCATAGTGTAGCCAGGATCAGGATGACGGCCCTGGGGTCTCCACCATCACTGTCTATCTATAGAAGAAAGGGTTATTTtcagctttggatggagtgggggaggattagaacctctgtcagatttttttctgctatctggggctccattagagagatttcccctcacttcctgttcctgtgacaacatttccccagacaggaagtgaggggaactctccaacagcaacacagacagaaataaaaatccttttctttagtagagtaggggaaggattagaacccctgtcagatctttatttctgtctgtgtccctgttgtagattttccttcatttcctgataaaatgttgtcaccaggacaggaagtgaggggaaatctctctaatggagccccggatagcagtgaaaacctgacaggggttctaatcctcccccactccatccaaatctagaacaataggatttgtctagacacacactttaatatccacaatgagaattcctacatttctgtcctcacaggttcctttacatgaccaatccatggatctgtgattgctcctccccctcactgtgattggctgtgatgattatcactatgaatacagccagtgctagtcttgttcctattggttatgatgtggagggggcgggggataGTGGTGGGGGTGTGGTAATGTGGACAGGTGACGGGGGAGGGGTATACAGTCTCAGGAAGTGGAAATCCTCGGCTCTGTATATGGGAATATTGATCAATGATTGGATAAGATTTAACAATCAGACAGATTGGACTATTACTAGTATAGCACAGACCCGAGACTGGTCCTGCTGCTTGGtcccaggttccattccctgaTAGGCCCAGAGCAGCCAGGCACAACGCATTTCCTCCATCAAGTCATAGATCAGGCCTTGGATGTCCTTTTGTAGTTTATTTGCTTAAAAAACTGGGATGGGGAGGGGAAGTTTTAGGATACTCCAAAATGTCTAATAAACTGTAATGAaggatagacatgtgcaattcgtttagttccaaattcgtttttaatgaattttgacaaattcgttaattccgacatttccgaatttttcaacttccgaattccgaatttctgaatttccggattttcagaAATGTAAAAATACGGATATgtgaaatttgaaaattagaaaatccgaaaattcaaaaaccagaaaatctgaaataataactgattattaaattataggtgttggaatttcctttcaaatttggctgttagtgaacgtaacgagtacgaatttatccaaagtcacaaattatctgaaataatgaatgccgtatctaaaagtATGGAATGTGacgatctaataataatatataacaataataataataaaacttttttattattattatttattattaatttgttccattccatttgtttagatgcagcgtttgttatttcgcataattcgtaacttcagataaatttgtattcgttacgttcacaaacagccaaatttgaaaggaaattccaacacctataatttatttatttattttagttattatttagaattctactgattttctttctttttttcggattttcaaattagaatttcggattttcgaattttcggattttcaaattagaattttggattttcgaattttcggattttcaaattagaatttcggattttcccattttcaaattagaatttcggatttttggattttcaaattagaatttcgaattttcggattttcaaattagaatttctgatttttaaattagattttcggattttcgaattttcggattttcaaattagaatttcgatttttgtggattttcaaattagaattttcggatttttggattttcaaattagaatttagaatttcagatttttgaattttcaaattagaattttggattttcggattttcggtttttgaaattagaatttcagattttcaaattagaattttggaaaatagaaaatttggaaattggaaaattcggaaattagaaaatttggaaattagaaaattcggaaatttagataattcagaaattagaaaattcagcaatcagaaaattcggaaattagaaaatccgGAAATCAGAAAATCAGAAAATCTAAAATacagaaattcgaaaatcagaattttaagattttcaaatttccgaattatgAAATTCCAAAAAGagcaaaaaaactaatgaaacgaaaacaaacacattttttgtcagtgtctaATGGAGGACACTAAATCTGGGTGAGAACCTCCCTCTTGGATGTGAAGGGTAACTAGATtccagacgcgtttcacacatgtccatagctatgagtaagcactcggaCAAGTGTGAAATGTGTTAGCATATGATAtgtacactctgtctatgatgtcctgtatctgatgtgttcctgattttaaaataaagaaacttggattactacttcctggagtgcggctgtccagatcttctcgtttgcacatagtctctactagcatgagccagcacctggaacctttCATCTCTGGAGAGCAAGATCAGCTTTACAAGTGGTGAGACCTAAACTAGTGCGGGGATAACTTTTGTATTGCAAGTCTTCAGCAGAAgtttccgaattagaatagtaccgaatttaaatgaatctgaaataacaaagtccgaattcagacaaaattcgaattcaaattgttttcgaatacttttccatctccaaagagaataagatagaatagaaaatataggaatagaatagaaaaacattttattttctaaactattttattatttttgaaaaactTCAAATTCGAAAACTcttcgaaattgatttgaaaactttttgaattgattcgaaaacgaataaatgaaaccaatcccgaaaacgaattaaacgaatgaaacaaatgtagctaaacaaatttatgtaaataacaaactaAACAAtgattttgttctgcacatgtctacctggaATCCACATGGTAGGTCCTCACGGTGTCCTGTATGCTGTGTTGCCACCTGCAGTATCAGTCATCTTCTGTATGTGTTGCCTGTGTCTTGGATCCTCAGATGAGATTTCTGTGTTCCTTCGGGAGGTTAGGCCAGAGGTCCTCCAGCCCAAGCAGGAGCCAGGACCCCACAGGTATTCTCCCAGGGGTACCACAGCCCCCAGGATGGGTCTTACTCCTCCAGGAACAAGAGAGAGCTGTTCCAAGCCCCAGCCTATTTATAcccctctcagccccctgctggtcactcactctcctgaccagggattggctgaagaggTATGAATATGCCGGCCAGAttctaagttcctccaccccctatATCCCAGAATTCAGTGGGATGCGGGGAAAGTAGTTGATCCTGCACCAGCTGACCATTAGATGTACGGTGTGACATTGTGAGGAGTCCAATAATTAGAGGTGTGTTAGATGCCCCCTGGTGTGCTTATATACCTCTGTTTATTGGTGGTCGCCTATGTATTTCTCACATGTCTTGAACAGCTCCCTATCTGGATACTACAGGCACATCCACATTAGGTGGTCTCAGTGTACACTGAACTGACGCCCGCTTGGTTGAGGCTCCCACCCTTCCTGCCTGCTCTACATCCAGGTGGGAATATGGGGGGGGGTTATGGATGTGATGACAGTTGAACAACTTTGATGTTTTACTGGAGTGACAGTTTGGGGTCACTTTACTATATCCACACTATCTGCAGAGCTAtccctgagggaggagccaagtgactccgaaacgcgttggatatGCCTATGCAACCTCTGCATGTAAATACCAATACTGATACTGTGTGATTTTGCATTGTGTCATTGTGTACCGCTTCTTTTTACTGTGTACTATTTCTGATATATTTACTACCTTTTGTATGTAATTCTTTAATAATAAAACTTCCGTTTATAAATCTATGTTTCCTCTctgagcctttaaagtcccattgaaTGGGGGAAACCTCTTTTCTGTAGCAGATATTTAACCTCAAATTTATGTCAGCAGAACCTAGAACAGGCAGGAACAAACGATCACCGCTCCCCCTGATTACAGGGAGGCCAAAAACTACATTTACCTAACACTAGTAGCCCACTGAGGGGCGCTACACTACAATCACTATTGTCCCTTCAGTCCCGGGACCTCTATAATCCTTATGGGGCAGCACAATTGTTACATTTCCTGTATGGACATATTCATTGGATACAAATAATGATATGATTTACTAATGATGAAATGACATGactaagtgcttatatgctaatgttaggttCTTTATATAATAACAGGTTCTCTGTCTAGAAGGACTTTacagaaagaggagagaggagaacttccgctggagtcgcctaggcagcctgAGCAGACGTGATATCTGGGcactccccctcccaaaaaatatGATACCCCAAATGTGGGATGTAAGAGGGTGAGGAGGGcttaaagtggaagctccactaTTGGGTGGAACTTgtctttaaccagttcagccccggaaggatttacccccttcctgaccagagcattttttgtgattcggcactgcgtcgctttgactgacaattgcgcggtcgtgcgacgctgcacccaatcaaatttgacataattttttcccacaaatagagctttcttttggtggtatttgatcacctctgcggtttttattttttgcgctataaacaaaaaaatagcgacaattttgaaaaaaaacacattattttttactttttgctataatgaatatcccccaaaaatatctaaaaaattttttttttccatcagtttaggccgatatgtattctaatacatatttttgctaaaaaaaagcatttattgattgctttgcgcaaaagttatagcgtctacaaaataggggatagttttatggcatttttattgttttttttttttttttactagtaatggcggtgatcagagatttttatcatgactgcgacattatggcggacatatcggacacttttggtgtgattttgggaccattcacatttatacagcgatcaatgcaattaaaaatgctttgattactgtgtaaatgtgactggcagtaaggggttaaccagtagggggcgctgcaggggttaagtgtgtcctagggagtgattctaactgtagggggaggggctgtgtgtgacacgtcactgatcaccgctcctgattacagagatctgtgatcagtgtcctgtcactaggcagaacggggagatgattGTTTACACTTCacagttcttcctctccgtgagacgatcccAGACATCGTCAGACATCGAGTgcacaggacccgcgatcacagtcacggagctcccggcgggggcccgcaagccgcctcttaaaggacaacgtacaggtatgttaatctgcctgtatgtgcccttctgctgacgtatatcggtgtgaggcgGTCAGGAAGAGGTTAATAAACATTCCTCCTGACCACTAATGATGTATGAAGGGTTCATTATCACTGACACTGGTCATGTCTGTATTATCATCAGTGATAATTATCCCCTTTGTGCTCCATTAATGACCCATTGAagagttaaagtgcttgtaaagctgGGCGGGTTCttctcaccttaaccacttcctgcccggcctatagcagaatgacggccagacggtggttcagttatcctgactgggcgtcatatgacgtccttcaggataacagcctccGCGTGCCCgtggggggcgcacatcgcggcaatCGGTGATGCGATCTGTCAGTCTGAtataccgctacaccgatcttggtaaagagcctccggcagagactctttacctcgtgatcagtcatgtccaatcacggctgatcacgatgtaaacaggaagagccgttgatcgacttttcctcacttgcatctgacagacatgagtagaggagagccgatcggcggctctcctgacagggggggtctgcgctgattggttatccccccctcagatgcccacactagaccaccagggaagcccccaggatcaccagggaaacccccagcatgtggatggccaggtacatcccccatgaccatccacatatgaaaaaataTTCCCAAATTATGCCAATCCGtgctcacaaatgggcactgactggtaccTCGGTGGCACATTATAAAACAGGGATGccaagcaatgccacccatcagtgtcatcagtgccacctatcagtttccatccgtgccacctatcagtgtcactcataagtacacatcagtgccgcccatcagtgccacctacgagtgcccatcagtgccgcataccagtgccacctatcagaaccgtcagtgccacctcatcagtgccacctcattggtgcttatcaatgcccgccagtgcagccatatcagtgcccgtcattgaaaaagaaaacatacttatttacaaaaaaagtaacagaaacaaagaaaaacttgtttttttttcaaaactttcggtctttttttatttgttgcgcagaaaataaaaattgcagaggtgatcaaataccaccaaaagaaagctctatttgtgcgaacaaaatgataaaaaatttgtttgggtacagtgttgtatgaccgcgtaattgtcattcaaagtgcgacagcgctgaaagctgaaaattggcctgggcaggatggtGTCTAAGTgcgggtattgaaggggttaatccaTACTACacattcatgttaaaaaaaaaaccttttgtgtagaGCTTCCCCCCAACCCccactatacttacctgagcctcatctcactTCAGTTGTTACTAAAAATGAGGTTTAGAAATCTCTTTAATGAGCCCCTTTCATGCAGTATTAGTGGACAGCGGCCGTGTTATTTATCCTCTTCATGCCGCATTATGAAGGGTATAAAGATCACTGCCAGTGACTGCCAATGGGAAGGAATGTTTTATATGGTCCCATCACTCTGGGATAATTGTGAACCAACTGCATCccaacaccactgtgcaaatcccaacaccgctgtgcaaatcccaacaccactgtgcaaatccatcccaacaccgctgtgcaaatcccaagACCTcagtgcaaatcccaacaccgctgtgcaaatcccaacaccgccgtgcaaatcccaacaccgctgtgcaaatcccaacaccgccgtgcaaatcccaacactgctgtgcaaatcccaacatcgctgtgcaaatcccaacaccatcccaacaccgctgtgcaaatcccaacaccgctgtgcaaatcccaacaccactgAGCAAATCCATCccaacaccactgtgcaaatcccaacacctctgtgcaaatcccaacatcgctgtgcaaatcccaacatcgctgtgcaaatcccaacaacgccgtgcaaatcccaacaccgctgtgcaaatcccaacaccgctgtgcaaatcccaacaccgctgtgcaaatcccaacaccgctgtgcaaatccatcccaacaccgctgtgcaaatccatCCCAACACCGCcatgcaaatcccaacaccgctgtgcaaatccatCCCAACACCgccgtgcaaatcccaacaccgccgTGCAAATTGcaacaccactgtgcaaatcccaacaccgctaTGCAAATCccaaaaccactgtgcaaatcccaacaccgccgtgcaaatcccaacaccgccgtgcaaatcccaacaccgctgtgcaaatcccaacaccactgtgcaaatcccaacaccgccaTGCAAATCccaa
This window of the Aquarana catesbeiana isolate 2022-GZ linkage group LG01, ASM4218655v1, whole genome shotgun sequence genome carries:
- the LOC141123698 gene encoding E3 ubiquitin/ISG15 ligase TRIM25-like produces the protein MASADLRKELECSVCLNIYTDPVTLKCGHNFCRGCIGRVLDTQERSVGYSCPECRQTFRKRTVLQRNITLRNIVENFLSTHPDQEESGVFCTYCIHAPVSAVKSCLHCEASLCDNHLRVHSKYPEHVLCYPTTSLKNRKCSVHKKILEYYCTEDSSCICVSCSLAGEHQGHQVETLDEASEMKKKRLRNVLQKLMTEKEEMEKRVQSLQEHSRKVQGEADDETERVTVLLRDLRRRLEDLERRVLRKISRQAERISGIINDLVQDLEIKKEELSRKMGDIEELCNMMDPLTVLQESDTGDLCDTEDGDDEDRERHDKLLHDGGDLDVGGISHTLHTGLSNIMSGVNVERGVTDILLDVRTAGKYLHISDDRKTVSSSSSHQNHRETPERFRYNQVMSSQRFSSGRHYWEVDIGRADYWRVGMCYPSIDRRGDQSLIGYNKKSWCLERWGRLGNPLSVIHDSNKTPLPGDVSSRRVRIDLDYEAGRISFYDLCDPIRHLDTFHTTFTEPLHAGVHVGFVGGCIKICGGNQN